From a single Micromonospora sp. WMMD1102 genomic region:
- a CDS encoding class I SAM-dependent methyltransferase, with the protein MDAVSALQRRYQTFFGTGPGVPFAVAPAGGPVRTFGTGEPQFTIVVKDERGAKALAALDQFAVAVAYLQGSLDVEGDLAAALRMRSFFTDRHPIAFLGRFLPALLRGRREDDRRAISHHYDEDSDFFLTFLDHRHRCYTEGVFASDDEPLEDAMTRKMDLALEAIGVGPGDHVLEVGGGWGAFSEHAARKGIRVTTTTLSVESERFLTDLFDRERLPVRVVREHIFGYSPGERYDAIVNMGVTEHLPDYRTTLRKYAELLRPGGRVYLDALAMRRKHIVSTFMKRYVYPGGSAPLLLHQYLRHVAQSPFELLNLVDDRHNYYLTCREWALRLDDARDEIVRRWGEPLYRRFRLFLWGSAAGFDTGMVQAYRWVLQLPPAR; encoded by the coding sequence ATGGACGCCGTGAGCGCGCTACAGCGTAGATACCAGACCTTCTTCGGCACCGGGCCGGGCGTACCCTTCGCGGTCGCGCCGGCCGGCGGCCCGGTGCGGACCTTCGGCACCGGCGAGCCGCAGTTCACCATCGTGGTCAAGGACGAGCGGGGCGCCAAGGCGCTGGCCGCGCTGGACCAGTTCGCCGTCGCCGTGGCCTACCTACAGGGGTCGCTGGACGTGGAGGGCGACCTGGCGGCGGCGCTGCGGATGCGATCGTTCTTCACCGACCGGCATCCGATCGCCTTCCTCGGCAGGTTCCTGCCGGCACTGCTGCGCGGCCGGCGGGAGGACGACCGCCGGGCCATCTCGCACCACTACGACGAGGACTCGGACTTCTTCCTGACCTTCCTCGACCACCGGCACCGCTGCTACACCGAGGGCGTCTTCGCCTCCGACGACGAGCCGCTGGAAGACGCGATGACCCGGAAGATGGACCTGGCACTGGAGGCGATCGGGGTCGGGCCGGGCGATCACGTACTGGAGGTCGGCGGCGGCTGGGGCGCCTTCAGCGAGCACGCCGCCCGCAAGGGGATCAGGGTCACCACCACGACCCTGTCGGTGGAGTCGGAGCGCTTCCTCACCGACCTGTTCGACCGCGAGCGGCTGCCGGTGCGGGTGGTCCGGGAGCACATCTTCGGCTACTCCCCCGGCGAGCGCTACGACGCGATCGTCAACATGGGGGTCACCGAACACCTCCCCGACTACCGCACCACACTGCGCAAGTACGCCGAGCTGCTCCGGCCCGGCGGCCGGGTCTACCTGGACGCGCTGGCGATGCGCCGCAAGCACATCGTCTCCACCTTCATGAAGCGGTACGTCTATCCGGGCGGCTCGGCCCCGCTGCTGCTGCACCAATATCTGCGGCACGTGGCGCAGTCGCCGTTCGAGCTGCTGAACCTGGTCGACGACCGGCACAACTACTACCTGACCTGCCGGGAGTGGGCGCTTCGGCTGGACGACGCCCGGGACGAGATCGTGCGGCGCTGGGGCGAGCCGCTGTACCGGCGGTTCCGGCTCTTCCTCTGGGGCTCGGCGGCCGGCTTCGACACCGGGATGGTCCAGGCGTACCGCTGGGTGCTGCAACTGCCGCCGGCCCGGTAA
- a CDS encoding response regulator transcription factor, producing MATVLLVEDDHVVRGAMLRSLADRGHAVHAVGTALDALRRVAAETPDLVVLDLGLPDLDGADALRMLRGITDVPIIIATARDDEQAIVRLLRAGADDYMVKPFTGAHLDARITTVLRRVGRASRTVEPAVHSVGGLRIDVGERSALLDGVPLALTRKEFDLLAYLAARPGRVVSRRELLEEVWRQPSVGEDQTIDVHLYWLRRKMGESAAKPRYLRTVRGVGFRLVVPD from the coding sequence GTGGCCACCGTCCTCCTGGTCGAAGACGACCATGTCGTACGCGGCGCCATGCTGCGCTCCCTGGCCGACCGCGGGCACGCGGTGCACGCCGTCGGTACGGCGCTCGACGCGCTGCGCCGGGTCGCCGCCGAAACCCCCGACCTGGTCGTACTCGACCTCGGGCTGCCGGATCTGGACGGCGCGGACGCGCTGCGGATGCTCCGCGGCATCACCGACGTCCCGATCATCATCGCCACCGCCCGGGACGACGAGCAGGCGATCGTCCGGCTGCTCCGGGCCGGCGCCGACGACTACATGGTCAAACCGTTCACCGGCGCCCATCTGGACGCCCGGATCACCACCGTGCTGCGCCGGGTCGGCCGGGCGAGCCGGACCGTCGAGCCGGCCGTACACTCCGTCGGCGGGCTGCGGATCGACGTCGGCGAACGGAGCGCACTCCTCGACGGGGTGCCCCTGGCGCTGACCCGCAAGGAGTTCGACCTGCTGGCCTATCTCGCGGCACGGCCGGGCCGGGTAGTGTCCCGCCGGGAACTCTTGGAGGAGGTATGGCGGCAGCCATCGGTCGGCGAGGATCAGACCATCGACGTACATCTGTATTGGCTCCGCCGCAAAATGGGCGAGTCCGCGGCGAAGCCCCGCTACCTGCGCACCGTGCGGGGGGTCGGGTTCCGGTTGGTGGTACCGGACTGA
- a CDS encoding HAMP domain-containing sensor histidine kinase: protein MTTIVALAFLIPLGTALQRDAREDALGDAARRGAVVTGALAVGADAAAVRRVVESTAGNTGNPPVVHGLAVGGTPRAADGDVDRAIRTGKPVVAEVTGGVVRLEPVPVAGRVLVVEVFVPEAALSAGAGGTWLMLILVAIGLVVASVIVVDRLAARAVASARGLVQAALAVGDGDLEVRIQPSGPRELAEAGYAFNRMADRLVTSRTDERELVADLSHRLRTPLTVLRLDADALDSDDTSVGSFSAAELDRRRTIRRIRQAIVTLEGEIDVLINTTRKTVAQEAAPGSCDVSEVVRDRMVFWSALAGDQNRSHRVIGAHTRIPVPVPRAELAAALDAVLGNVFRYTPQGTAFEVAVTRRDGYIAVRVDDAGPGIANPDRALRRGASGQGSTGLGLDIARRVAQQASGSVSIDRARLGGASVIMLLADPDAAPRQVSRFGLVGRLAREKDTGTRRRWSRQRSSGD from the coding sequence ATGACCACGATCGTCGCGCTCGCCTTCCTGATCCCGCTCGGCACCGCGCTGCAACGCGACGCCCGGGAGGACGCGCTCGGCGACGCCGCCCGGCGTGGCGCGGTGGTCACCGGCGCGCTGGCGGTCGGCGCCGACGCCGCGGCGGTCCGCCGGGTCGTCGAGTCCACCGCCGGCAACACCGGCAACCCGCCGGTCGTGCACGGTCTCGCGGTCGGCGGCACGCCCCGGGCCGCCGACGGCGACGTCGACCGGGCGATCCGGACCGGCAAGCCGGTCGTCGCCGAGGTGACCGGCGGGGTGGTCCGGCTCGAACCGGTACCGGTCGCCGGCCGGGTGCTGGTGGTCGAGGTCTTCGTCCCCGAGGCGGCGCTGAGCGCCGGTGCCGGCGGCACCTGGCTGATGCTGATCCTGGTGGCGATCGGGCTGGTGGTCGCCTCGGTGATCGTGGTGGACCGGCTGGCGGCCAGGGCGGTCGCCTCGGCCCGGGGGCTGGTGCAGGCGGCCCTCGCGGTCGGCGACGGCGACCTGGAGGTACGCATCCAACCGAGCGGCCCCCGGGAGCTGGCCGAGGCCGGGTACGCCTTCAACCGGATGGCGGACCGGCTGGTCACCTCCCGCACCGACGAACGCGAACTCGTGGCCGACCTCTCACACCGGCTGCGTACCCCGCTGACCGTGCTGCGGCTGGACGCCGACGCGCTCGACTCCGACGACACCAGCGTCGGCTCGTTCAGCGCGGCGGAGCTGGACCGGCGCCGGACGATCCGGCGGATCCGGCAGGCGATCGTGACGCTGGAAGGCGAGATCGACGTTCTGATCAACACCACCCGGAAGACTGTCGCCCAGGAGGCGGCGCCGGGCAGCTGCGACGTCAGCGAGGTGGTGCGGGACCGGATGGTCTTCTGGTCCGCGCTGGCCGGCGACCAGAACCGGTCGCACCGGGTGATCGGCGCGCACACCCGGATCCCGGTGCCGGTGCCCCGGGCCGAGCTGGCCGCGGCGCTGGACGCGGTGCTGGGCAACGTCTTCCGGTACACCCCGCAGGGCACCGCCTTCGAGGTCGCGGTCACCCGCCGGGACGGCTACATCGCGGTCCGGGTGGACGACGCCGGGCCGGGGATCGCCAACCCGGACCGGGCGCTGCGCCGGGGTGCCAGCGGACAGGGCTCCACCGGGCTCGGCCTGGACATCGCCCGCCGGGTCGCCCAGCAGGCGAGCGGTTCGGTGAGCATCGACCGGGCCCGGCTCGGCGGAGCGAGTGTGATCATGCTGCTGGCCGATCCGGACGCGGCGCCCCGGCAGGTGAGCCGGTTCGGGCTGGTCGGCCGGTTGGCCCGGGAGAAGGACACCGGCACCCGTCGACGCTGGTCCCGGCAGCGCTCCTCCGGCGACTGA
- a CDS encoding adenosine deaminase, with protein sequence MTDLTAFIAGLPKVELHVHHVGSALPRIVAELAARHEGRTRVPADPEALAGYFEFRDFAHFVEIYLSVVDLIRDQADVRLLTYEVARELARQQVRYAELTVTPYSHVHRGIPAPAFCEAIEDARRAAETELGISLRWCFDIPGEAGLPAAEQTLRIALDERPDGLVSFGLGGPEVGVPRPQFKPYFDQARAAGLRSVPHAGETTGPGTIWDALHTLGAERIGHGISAAQDPALLAHLAQRQIPLEVCPTSNVRTRAVGAIEEHPLPRLAEAGVLVTVNSDDPPMFGTTLNDEYAVAGRLLDLDAAGLTGLARNAVTASFLPAPEQDKLLAEMDTYLAAYRP encoded by the coding sequence GTGACCGACCTTACGGCCTTCATCGCCGGACTGCCCAAAGTGGAGCTGCACGTGCACCACGTCGGCTCCGCGCTGCCGCGCATCGTGGCGGAGCTGGCCGCCCGGCACGAGGGCCGGACCCGGGTGCCCGCCGACCCGGAGGCGCTCGCCGGCTATTTCGAGTTCCGCGACTTCGCCCACTTCGTCGAGATCTACCTCAGCGTGGTCGACCTGATCCGGGACCAGGCCGACGTCCGGCTGCTCACCTACGAGGTGGCCCGGGAACTCGCCCGCCAACAGGTCCGGTACGCGGAGCTGACGGTGACGCCGTACTCGCACGTGCACCGGGGGATTCCGGCTCCGGCGTTCTGCGAGGCGATCGAGGACGCCCGGCGGGCCGCCGAGACCGAACTCGGCATCTCGCTGCGCTGGTGCTTCGACATCCCGGGCGAGGCGGGACTGCCGGCGGCCGAGCAGACCCTGCGGATCGCCCTCGACGAGCGGCCGGACGGGCTGGTCAGCTTCGGGCTCGGCGGTCCGGAGGTGGGCGTGCCCCGGCCGCAGTTCAAGCCGTACTTCGACCAGGCCCGGGCGGCCGGGCTGCGCTCCGTGCCGCACGCCGGCGAGACCACCGGGCCGGGGACGATCTGGGACGCCCTGCACACGCTCGGCGCCGAGCGGATCGGGCACGGCATCTCGGCGGCCCAGGACCCGGCACTGCTGGCCCACCTGGCGCAGCGGCAGATCCCGCTGGAGGTATGCCCCACCTCCAACGTCCGGACCCGGGCGGTCGGTGCGATCGAGGAGCACCCGCTGCCCCGGCTGGCCGAGGCCGGTGTGCTGGTCACGGTGAACTCCGACGACCCGCCGATGTTCGGCACCACCCTCAACGACGAGTACGCGGTCGCCGGCCGGCTGCTCGACCTCGACGCCGCCGGGCTGACCGGGCTGGCCCGCAACGCGGTCACCGCCTCGTTCCTGCCGGCACCGGAGCAGGACAAGCTGCTCGCCGAGATGGACACCTACCTGGCCGCGTACCGGCCCTGA
- a CDS encoding trans-aconitate 2-methyltransferase, whose amino-acid sequence MWDPASYLRYGDERSRPFHDLLARVRADRPRTVVDLGCGPGHLTATLSTRWPGARVVGLDSSTEMIAAARHGDPAGRGVERGGGCGGVECGGVEFALADARDWTPGPDVDVLVCNAVLQWVPGHDELLLRWARELPAGAWLAVQVPGNFDAASHRALREVAELPRWRHLADLLRAEPVSDAAGYAHLLTGADCAVDAWETSYVHLLPATSGGVDHPVLSWMEGTALRPFRAALGDTGRDWADFRAALAERLARAYPARHGLVQFPFRRVFFVARTGSRRSGAAQ is encoded by the coding sequence ATGTGGGATCCGGCCAGCTACCTCCGGTACGGCGACGAGCGCTCCCGGCCCTTCCACGACCTGCTCGCCCGGGTCCGGGCCGACCGCCCCCGGACAGTGGTCGACCTGGGCTGCGGTCCCGGCCACCTGACCGCGACCCTGTCGACCCGCTGGCCGGGCGCCCGGGTCGTCGGACTCGACTCCTCGACCGAGATGATCGCCGCCGCCAGGCACGGCGACCCGGCCGGCCGCGGGGTCGAGCGCGGCGGCGGATGCGGCGGGGTCGAGTGCGGCGGGGTCGAGTTCGCGCTGGCCGACGCCCGGGACTGGACGCCCGGACCGGACGTCGACGTGCTGGTCTGCAACGCGGTGTTGCAGTGGGTGCCCGGACACGACGAACTGCTGCTGCGCTGGGCCCGCGAGCTGCCGGCCGGTGCCTGGCTGGCGGTGCAGGTGCCGGGAAACTTCGACGCCGCCTCGCACCGTGCGCTGCGGGAGGTGGCCGAACTTCCGCGCTGGCGGCACCTCGCCGACCTGCTCCGGGCCGAGCCGGTCTCCGACGCCGCCGGCTACGCGCACCTGCTGACCGGTGCGGACTGCGCCGTCGACGCCTGGGAAACTAGCTACGTGCACCTGCTCCCGGCCACCTCCGGCGGCGTCGACCATCCGGTGCTGAGCTGGATGGAAGGGACGGCCCTGCGCCCGTTCCGGGCCGCGCTCGGCGACACCGGCCGGGACTGGGCCGACTTCCGGGCCGCGCTGGCCGAGCGGCTGGCGCGGGCGTACCCGGCCCGGCACGGGCTGGTGCAGTTCCCGTTCCGCCGCGTCTTCTTCGTCGCCCGCACCGGCAGCCGCCGATCGGGCGCAGCTCAGTAG
- a CDS encoding aldo/keto reductase: MEKRRFPRLNREVGVVGLGAWQLGADWGQVSESEAMAVLTAAVERGVTFLDTADVYGDGRSEQLIGRFLRDRPDAGLTVATKMGRRVPQTPEAYVLENFRAWTDRSRANLGVDVLDLVQLHCPPTPVFSTDAVYDALDTLVAEERVRAYGVSVETCDEALAAIARPGVASVQIILNALRHKPVERVLPAALAAGVGIIARVPLASGLLSGRYDEHTAFADDDHRNYNRHGEAFDVGETFSGVDYRTGLAAVRRLRPAVPDGATMAQFALRWILDRPGVTVVIPGARNAEQAHANVAAAALAPLPAEANATVDAVYAELVRPQVHDRW; encoded by the coding sequence GTGGAAAAGCGGAGATTCCCGCGGTTGAACCGCGAGGTCGGCGTGGTCGGGCTCGGCGCCTGGCAGCTCGGCGCCGACTGGGGCCAGGTCAGCGAGTCCGAGGCCATGGCGGTGTTGACCGCCGCCGTCGAGCGGGGCGTGACCTTCCTGGACACCGCCGACGTCTACGGCGACGGGCGCAGCGAGCAACTGATCGGCCGGTTCCTGCGGGATCGGCCGGACGCCGGGCTGACCGTCGCCACCAAGATGGGCCGCCGGGTGCCGCAGACCCCCGAGGCGTACGTGCTGGAGAACTTCCGGGCCTGGACGGACCGGTCCCGGGCCAACCTCGGGGTGGACGTACTCGACCTGGTGCAGTTGCACTGCCCGCCCACTCCGGTCTTCTCCACCGACGCCGTCTACGACGCGCTGGACACCCTGGTCGCCGAGGAACGCGTCCGGGCGTACGGGGTGAGCGTGGAGACCTGCGACGAGGCGCTCGCCGCGATCGCCCGCCCGGGAGTGGCGAGCGTGCAGATCATCCTCAACGCGCTGCGGCACAAGCCGGTCGAGCGGGTACTGCCGGCAGCCCTCGCCGCCGGGGTCGGCATCATCGCTCGGGTGCCGCTGGCCAGCGGCCTGCTCTCCGGCCGGTACGACGAGCACACCGCCTTCGCCGACGACGACCACCGCAACTACAACCGGCACGGCGAGGCGTTCGACGTCGGGGAGACGTTCTCCGGAGTGGACTACCGGACCGGGCTGGCGGCGGTCCGGCGGCTGCGTCCGGCGGTGCCGGACGGTGCCACGATGGCGCAGTTCGCGCTCCGCTGGATCCTCGACCGGCCCGGTGTCACGGTGGTGATCCCCGGCGCCCGCAACGCCGAGCAGGCCCACGCGAACGTCGCCGCCGCCGCGCTGGCACCGCTGCCGGCCGAGGCGAACGCCACGGTGGACGCGGTCTACGCCGAACTGGTCCGCCCACAGGTGCACGACCGCTGGTAG
- a CDS encoding cold-shock protein: MAQGTVKWFNADKGFGFITVDGGGADVFVHFSAIQTSGYRTLEENQRVEFEIAQGQKGPQAEQVRPL; encoded by the coding sequence ATGGCGCAGGGAACCGTGAAGTGGTTCAACGCAGACAAGGGCTTCGGCTTCATCACCGTCGACGGCGGGGGTGCTGACGTGTTCGTCCACTTCTCGGCCATCCAGACCAGCGGCTACCGCACGCTGGAGGAGAACCAGCGGGTGGAGTTCGAGATCGCTCAGGGCCAGAAGGGGCCGCAGGCGGAGCAGGTTCGCCCCCTCTGA
- a CDS encoding DUF4235 domain-containing protein, translated as MSGAVSKVAYRPVGILLGMAAGMAAGAVFRQVWKFTAGDGEAPDPTDEDRGWGEILAAAALQGAIFSVVRAAVDRGGAVGVRRFTGRWPD; from the coding sequence GTGAGCGGGGCAGTCAGCAAGGTGGCCTACCGTCCGGTGGGCATCCTGTTGGGGATGGCCGCCGGGATGGCTGCCGGTGCCGTGTTCCGGCAGGTCTGGAAGTTCACCGCCGGCGACGGCGAGGCGCCCGACCCGACCGACGAGGATCGCGGCTGGGGCGAGATCCTGGCCGCCGCCGCGTTGCAGGGGGCCATCTTCTCGGTCGTCCGGGCGGCCGTGGACCGGGGCGGCGCGGTCGGGGTACGCCGATTCACCGGTCGCTGGCCCGACTGA
- a CDS encoding DUF3618 domain-containing protein yields MSRSNGSGDPEVLRAEIRQTRAELGATVQALAARADVKARLKESAVQTRDRVKQRAGQTTATVRSSVHDAGSVALRHPVSWAVVAAGALALAVVVLVARGRRG; encoded by the coding sequence ATGAGCCGCAGCAATGGTTCCGGTGACCCGGAGGTGCTCCGGGCGGAGATCCGGCAGACCCGGGCCGAGTTGGGCGCGACCGTGCAGGCACTGGCCGCCAGGGCGGACGTCAAGGCCCGGTTGAAGGAGTCGGCGGTGCAGACCCGGGACCGGGTGAAGCAGCGGGCCGGGCAGACCACCGCCACGGTCCGGTCCTCGGTGCACGACGCCGGTTCGGTGGCGTTGCGTCATCCGGTCTCCTGGGCGGTGGTGGCCGCCGGAGCGCTGGCGCTGGCGGTCGTGGTGCTGGTGGCACGAGGGAGGCGCGGGTGA
- a CDS encoding phage holin family protein has translation MADVVRDPARPVAEQSTAELVQRAAEQVSRLVRDELALARIELAEKGRHAGIGVGLFGGGGVLALYGLGVLVAAGVLALALVIPAWAAALVVAVLLFAVAGILALVGRQRVRRAAPPMPKTTADSLRADVRTVTSAVRDRGQG, from the coding sequence ATGGCCGACGTCGTACGCGATCCCGCTCGACCGGTCGCGGAGCAGTCCACCGCGGAGCTGGTGCAGCGCGCTGCCGAGCAGGTGTCGCGGCTGGTACGTGACGAGCTGGCGCTCGCCCGGATCGAGTTGGCGGAGAAGGGCCGGCATGCCGGGATCGGGGTGGGCCTCTTCGGCGGCGGCGGTGTGCTGGCGCTCTACGGTCTCGGCGTCCTGGTCGCCGCCGGAGTGCTGGCGCTGGCCCTGGTGATCCCGGCCTGGGCGGCGGCGCTGGTGGTGGCGGTACTGCTCTTCGCCGTGGCCGGAATCCTCGCCCTGGTCGGCCGCCAGCGGGTACGCCGGGCGGCGCCGCCGATGCCGAAGACGACCGCGGACAGCCTGCGCGCGGACGTGCGCACGGTGACCTCGGCGGTCCGGGACAGGGGACAGGGATGA
- a CDS encoding mechanosensitive ion channel domain-containing protein: protein MDSYLWTIIATVGAAVFALAVVEAVHRTVRRLGRRSVLLSELSEHSHRPFQVAATVLAVQFGLRFSTGYGVGTPWRQTVLHLLVLAVIATTAWLVASLLVVSEDTALARFRTDVPDNRQARRIKTQIVMLRRVTIAVIVVLAVGVMLMTFPSVRGVGASVLASAGVIGVVAALAAQSVLGNVFAGLQLAFSDAVRLDDVVVVEGEWGRIEELTLSYVVVQLWDDRRLILPTSYFTTKPFQNWTRTQAAVLGTAEFEVDWSVPVQAMREELRRLVEGTELWDGRTCVLQVTDAVGGMVRLRALVSAADAPRLWDLRCLVREHLVGWLRDQRPTALPRLRAEVGAAAGRLPWQWIEPRRPAPGNAVGVERRRTEKEPHDDARLFGGSDDGDARSSAFVGPDEPAEAPPR, encoded by the coding sequence GTGGACAGCTATCTGTGGACGATCATCGCCACGGTGGGGGCGGCGGTATTCGCGCTCGCCGTGGTGGAGGCGGTGCACCGGACCGTACGCCGGCTCGGCCGACGGTCGGTGCTGCTCAGCGAACTGTCCGAACACTCGCACCGCCCGTTCCAGGTCGCCGCCACGGTGCTCGCGGTGCAGTTCGGCCTGCGGTTCAGCACCGGCTACGGCGTCGGTACGCCCTGGCGGCAGACCGTGCTGCACCTGCTCGTGCTGGCGGTGATCGCCACCACCGCCTGGCTGGTCGCCTCGCTGCTGGTGGTGAGCGAGGACACCGCGCTGGCCCGGTTCCGGACCGACGTGCCGGACAACCGCCAGGCCCGGCGGATCAAGACCCAGATCGTCATGCTGCGCCGGGTCACCATCGCGGTGATCGTGGTGCTGGCGGTCGGCGTGATGCTGATGACCTTTCCCAGCGTGCGCGGGGTCGGCGCCAGCGTGCTCGCCTCGGCCGGGGTGATCGGCGTGGTCGCCGCGCTGGCCGCGCAGAGCGTGCTCGGCAACGTCTTCGCCGGGCTGCAACTGGCGTTCAGCGACGCGGTCCGGCTGGACGACGTGGTGGTGGTCGAGGGGGAGTGGGGCCGGATCGAGGAGTTGACCCTCAGTTACGTGGTGGTGCAACTCTGGGACGACCGGCGGCTGATCCTGCCGACGTCGTACTTCACCACCAAGCCGTTCCAGAACTGGACCCGTACCCAGGCCGCCGTGCTCGGGACGGCGGAGTTCGAGGTGGACTGGTCGGTGCCGGTGCAGGCGATGCGGGAGGAGTTGCGCCGGCTGGTGGAGGGCACCGAGCTGTGGGACGGGCGGACCTGCGTACTCCAGGTCACCGACGCGGTCGGCGGGATGGTCCGGCTGCGCGCCCTGGTCAGCGCCGCCGACGCGCCGAGGCTCTGGGACCTGCGCTGCCTGGTCCGCGAGCACCTCGTCGGCTGGTTGCGGGATCAGCGGCCGACCGCGCTGCCCCGGCTGCGTGCCGAGGTCGGGGCCGCCGCCGGCCGGCTGCCCTGGCAGTGGATCGAGCCGCGCCGCCCGGCGCCCGGCAACGCCGTCGGCGTCGAGCGTCGGCGGACCGAGAAGGAGCCGCACGACGACGCCCGGCTCTTCGGCGGCAGCGACGACGGTGACGCCCGCAGCAGTGCCTTCGTCGGCCCCGACGAGCCGGCCGAGGCGCCGCCGCGCTGA
- a CDS encoding DUF1206 domain-containing protein — protein sequence MSATSTAGASATRAANSKPLEILTRAGFLGYGLVHLLFAWLALQIAFGKPAADGDQSGALATLAAQPLGKFLVGAVGIGLLAMAIWQAFEAAVGHQEYRGRERTVERVTSVGRTLFYLYFAWTSYQVVQHASASSADKQQAMTEQLMSSSGGRFLVGLIGLAVAALGAGLVWYGAVKKFERHLKTGQMSPQTRKLARRLGVAGYVAKGVAYGIAGLLVLTAAINYDPERARGLDGALHTLREQAFGSILLTLMALGIAAFALYCVVQAKYRKV from the coding sequence ATGTCAGCGACTTCTACCGCCGGAGCGAGCGCGACCCGCGCCGCCAACAGCAAGCCCCTGGAAATTCTCACCCGGGCCGGCTTCCTCGGCTACGGGCTCGTGCACCTGCTCTTCGCCTGGCTGGCACTCCAGATCGCCTTCGGCAAGCCGGCCGCCGACGGCGACCAGTCCGGTGCGCTGGCCACCCTGGCCGCCCAGCCGCTGGGCAAGTTCCTGGTCGGCGCCGTCGGGATCGGCCTGCTCGCGATGGCGATCTGGCAGGCGTTCGAGGCGGCCGTCGGCCACCAGGAATACCGTGGCCGCGAGCGGACCGTGGAACGGGTCACCTCGGTCGGCCGGACGCTGTTCTACCTCTACTTCGCCTGGACGTCCTACCAGGTGGTGCAGCACGCGAGCGCGTCCAGCGCGGACAAGCAGCAGGCGATGACCGAGCAGCTGATGTCCTCGTCCGGCGGCCGGTTCCTGGTCGGGTTGATCGGGTTGGCCGTGGCGGCCCTCGGCGCCGGGCTGGTCTGGTACGGCGCCGTCAAGAAGTTCGAGCGGCACCTGAAGACCGGCCAGATGAGCCCGCAGACCCGCAAGCTGGCCCGCCGGCTCGGCGTCGCCGGCTACGTCGCCAAGGGCGTCGCGTACGGCATCGCCGGGCTGCTGGTGCTGACCGCCGCGATCAACTACGACCCGGAGCGGGCGCGGGGCCTGGACGGTGCCCTGCACACCCTGCGGGAGCAGGCGTTCGGGTCGATCCTGCTCACCCTGATGGCCCTGGGCATCGCCGCGTTCGCCCTGTACTGCGTGGTGCAGGCCAAGTACCGGAAGGTGTGA